In Mucilaginibacter celer, one DNA window encodes the following:
- a CDS encoding response regulator, whose amino-acid sequence MLQIVLIEDNLHFRRGLEQIIHDMSGVSLMGSYANAESVLKKISQLNPDIFIVDINLDGMSGIEFIRRAKPLLPGAEFLVCTINDDNTNIFESLKSGATGYVLKESSADEIRSAITEIAAGGSPMSAYISRRVIASFANAAAAKPAPAATENLTEREVEVLHYLARGLQYKEIADRLEISTGTVKKHIRNTYVKLQVQNKVEAINKFRAF is encoded by the coding sequence ATGCTCCAGATTGTTTTAATAGAGGATAATTTACATTTCAGGCGCGGACTGGAACAGATTATTCATGATATGAGCGGTGTAAGTTTGATGGGATCGTATGCCAATGCCGAATCGGTATTGAAAAAGATCAGTCAGCTTAACCCCGATATTTTTATAGTTGATATCAACCTCGACGGGATGTCGGGCATCGAATTTATACGGCGGGCTAAACCCTTGCTGCCGGGTGCCGAGTTTTTGGTATGCACCATAAACGATGATAATACCAATATCTTTGAATCGTTGAAGAGCGGTGCCACTGGTTATGTACTCAAAGAATCATCGGCCGATGAGATCAGGAGTGCCATTACCGAAATTGCTGCCGGCGGCTCGCCCATGAGCGCCTATATTTCACGCAGGGTAATAGCTTCGTTTGCTAATGCGGCTGCGGCAAAACCGGCCCCCGCTGCCACCGAAAACCTTACCGAGCGCGAAGTTGAAGTACTTCACTACCTGGCACGGGGTCTGCAATACAAGGAAATTGCTGATCGCCTCGAAATCTCGACCGGTACCGTTAAAAAGCACATCCGCAATACATATGTCAAGTTGCAGGTACAGAACAAAGTAGAGGCCATTAACAAGTTCCGGGCATTTTGA
- a CDS encoding sensor histidine kinase, with translation MRIIKILLKSSFFKLLILTQFLFSGVYADTPYQVVYLKNYSAPDGLPSSRVNYLMQDSKGFTWIATDKGVSRFDGQHFKNFTSADGLESNECFRIAEDNYHRIFFQCNNYRVCYYENGKIHKLSNPQKIVVWPFANFFFNRYNELCVNYRLTTKVYNFPELRSIRHPIQNLTGNIYGEEGEEVSLSENDLDILQKELLAGQLSYQTANNNFRPYRLAVHQNHLLLITKDWVHVYRYQNTGIVPLKKIYFTGNVTSVYVTGKNTFAVTTVKQGTYVVNYITGERRNYLNNHITTSTLIDKENNLWFGSYDKGFFLSTNPEVKVINQESGLENEDVLKLSIAGGYLFTGHVLSTLNYIKLDTNQRPAIGSMTIMQDRSDFNRITSLVTIPGDTLIIGTDNGIFGLNVSRNNPATWQAKKIFYGPIKGITWRPDTVYFISQNAVGIVSHQLKSQVGFRFESIRMTSLAWYKGRLLVGSLYGLYTFVPNIPMVDAGEYKRERILADNGINVVKSLASTDKVCAIGTEDQGVFLLVNNRVVQFSAPLISSGDIRKLIWTDTNTLWACTANGVSIIRFSDNYQNYKVSLLNTSNGLPSDNVADVVRYKNDYYIATDRGIAVTQNLGNANLPRPVLINDGIPGEASFTYGQSVVFNCVALSYKSMGKIQYRFRLKGVDKNWSIAPTGEKRFDLLPPGNYELEAVAADRFNQLSRSLIFQFSVTPLWYQQLWLQIMAVIGAIVIVFFLVRKYYLSIIGLQKKDYENELALQRERQRISSEVHDDLGASISGIKLRTELLSNKVADQPAFKDIDGIHEAITDISTQMRLIIWSLDPENDEVSNLVNFIHKQAVKLFEYSNIRLHESTAIGENVVVISGEKRRQLYLLVKEGLNNVIKHSDAKNAYLEIGLYKKRLHIIIRDDGKGFDAESRKHENMGIRNIYARAKRLEAELKIDTAPGKGTSISLKIHL, from the coding sequence ATGCGAATAATAAAAATACTACTAAAAAGTTCTTTTTTTAAACTTTTAATACTAACCCAGTTTTTATTTTCGGGCGTTTATGCCGATACGCCTTACCAGGTAGTTTACCTGAAAAACTACAGCGCGCCTGATGGTTTGCCAAGTTCGCGGGTTAATTATTTGATGCAGGATAGTAAAGGCTTTACCTGGATAGCTACAGACAAGGGGGTAAGCAGGTTTGACGGGCAGCATTTTAAAAATTTTACTTCGGCGGATGGATTGGAAAGTAATGAGTGTTTCCGGATAGCCGAAGACAATTACCACCGCATTTTTTTTCAATGTAATAATTACAGGGTTTGCTATTATGAAAACGGGAAGATTCATAAACTCAGCAATCCGCAAAAAATTGTGGTATGGCCCTTTGCCAATTTCTTTTTTAACCGCTATAACGAGCTTTGTGTAAATTACAGGCTAACCACCAAGGTTTACAATTTTCCCGAATTAAGATCAATACGGCATCCTATTCAAAATTTAACCGGCAATATTTATGGTGAAGAAGGAGAAGAAGTTTCTCTATCCGAAAATGATCTTGATATACTTCAAAAAGAGCTTTTAGCCGGGCAGCTAAGCTATCAAACGGCCAATAACAATTTCAGGCCGTACAGGCTGGCCGTGCATCAAAATCATTTGCTATTGATTACTAAAGATTGGGTGCACGTTTATCGCTATCAAAACACCGGGATAGTGCCGCTTAAAAAAATTTATTTTACGGGCAATGTTACTTCTGTTTACGTTACCGGCAAAAATACATTTGCCGTTACAACAGTGAAGCAAGGTACCTATGTTGTTAATTACATTACCGGCGAGCGGAGAAATTACCTTAATAATCATATTACCACTTCCACGCTTATCGATAAGGAAAATAACTTATGGTTTGGCAGCTATGATAAAGGCTTTTTCCTGAGCACCAACCCCGAGGTAAAAGTGATTAACCAGGAAAGTGGTCTTGAAAATGAAGATGTTTTAAAGCTGAGCATAGCAGGCGGGTATCTTTTTACAGGCCATGTTTTAAGCACATTGAATTATATTAAGCTTGATACCAATCAACGCCCGGCCATAGGCAGCATGACCATTATGCAGGATCGATCAGATTTTAACCGGATCACCAGCCTGGTCACCATCCCCGGCGATACATTGATCATTGGTACCGATAATGGCATATTTGGTTTAAACGTATCCCGTAACAATCCGGCAACGTGGCAGGCGAAGAAAATTTTCTATGGCCCTATAAAAGGAATTACCTGGCGACCCGATACGGTGTATTTTATCTCGCAAAATGCGGTGGGTATAGTTTCGCACCAACTTAAAAGCCAGGTAGGATTCAGGTTTGAATCCATCCGCATGACCTCACTTGCCTGGTATAAAGGCAGGCTGCTGGTAGGTTCGCTTTATGGTTTATACACGTTTGTACCTAATATCCCCATGGTTGACGCAGGCGAGTATAAACGCGAACGGATCCTGGCCGACAATGGAATAAATGTAGTTAAAAGCCTGGCGTCTACCGATAAGGTATGTGCTATAGGCACCGAGGATCAGGGAGTATTTTTATTGGTAAATAACAGAGTTGTTCAGTTTAGCGCGCCCCTCATTTCCTCGGGTGATATCCGCAAATTGATATGGACTGATACTAATACCCTTTGGGCATGCACTGCAAATGGTGTAAGCATCATCCGCTTTAGCGATAATTATCAAAATTACAAGGTAAGCCTGCTTAATACCAGTAACGGGCTTCCGTCAGATAATGTTGCAGATGTTGTTAGGTACAAAAATGATTATTATATAGCCACAGACCGGGGCATTGCTGTTACTCAAAACTTAGGGAACGCCAATTTACCCAGACCAGTATTAATTAACGACGGCATACCCGGCGAAGCGAGCTTTACCTATGGTCAGTCAGTCGTGTTTAATTGTGTTGCCCTATCCTACAAAAGCATGGGTAAAATACAATACAGGTTCAGGCTTAAAGGCGTTGATAAAAACTGGAGTATTGCGCCCACTGGCGAAAAACGCTTTGATTTGCTGCCCCCCGGAAACTATGAGTTAGAAGCCGTTGCTGCAGATCGTTTCAATCAGCTGAGCCGGTCGCTCATTTTTCAATTCTCGGTTACGCCCTTGTGGTACCAACAGCTATGGTTACAAATTATGGCCGTTATAGGAGCAATAGTTATAGTTTTTTTCCTGGTGAGGAAATATTATTTGTCTATCATCGGTCTGCAAAAAAAAGATTATGAAAATGAGCTTGCCCTGCAGCGCGAGCGCCAGCGCATCAGCAGCGAAGTACATGACGATCTGGGGGCGAGCATATCAGGTATTAAGTTGCGAACCGAATTATTGAGTAATAAAGTAGCCGATCAGCCTGCTTTTAAAGATATTGATGGCATTCATGAGGCCATTACGGATATATCCACCCAGATGAGGTTGATTATCTGGAGTTTGGACCCGGAAAATGATGAAGTAAGCAACCTCGTTAACTTTATCCATAAGCAGGCTGTTAAATTGTTTGAATACAGCAACATCCGCCTGCACGAAAGTACTGCAATTGGCGAAAACGTTGTTGTTATCAGCGGCGAAAAAAGGCGGCAGCTGTACCTGTTGGTAAAAGAGGGTTTAAATAACGTTATTAAACACTCTGACGCAAAAAACGCCTACCTCGAAATCGGCCTTTATAAAAAACGGCTGCATATAATCATTCGCGATGATGGTAAGGGTTTTGATGCCGAAAGCCGTAAACACGAAAACATGGGGATCCGCAACATTTACGCGCGGGCGAAAAGGCTGGAGGCCGAATTAAAAATTGATACAGCTCCCGGAAAAGGTACCTCCATAAGCCTTAAAATACACCTGTAA
- a CDS encoding GlxA family transcriptional regulator — protein sequence MKHLTILVPEGENNLSSIVGAYKIFTRANAYRKQAGKKEVFNIELAGISGQVDFYDGLFTARPHKHVAAINKTDLVIVPSLNHNYQQAIKLNGELIDWISKQYRNGTCIASICTGAYLLAAAGLLDGKNCSTHWSAADQLKQLYPKINLQTDRLITDEQGIYTNGGAYSFLNLIIYLVEKYYDRETAIYCSKVFQIEMDRQSQSSFIIFKGQRAHGDELVKKAQTYIESKLDEKISIEHLAASFAVGRRNFDRRFIKATGNTPTEYAQRVKIEAAKKAFETSRKTVNEVMYEVGYADLKAFREVFRRITGFSPLEYRGRYNHDAAVG from the coding sequence ATGAAACACCTTACCATCCTTGTACCCGAAGGCGAAAACAACCTGAGCAGTATTGTGGGAGCTTATAAAATTTTTACCCGTGCCAATGCTTACCGTAAGCAGGCCGGTAAAAAAGAAGTATTTAATATTGAGCTGGCCGGTATTTCGGGCCAGGTTGATTTTTACGATGGGCTATTTACCGCCAGGCCACACAAGCACGTAGCTGCTATAAATAAAACAGACCTGGTTATTGTACCATCTCTTAATCATAACTATCAGCAGGCCATCAAACTCAATGGCGAATTAATTGACTGGATAAGCAAGCAATACCGAAACGGTACTTGCATAGCCAGCATTTGTACCGGGGCTTATCTGCTGGCCGCCGCAGGTTTGCTGGATGGGAAGAATTGTTCAACCCATTGGTCGGCAGCCGACCAGTTGAAACAACTTTATCCAAAAATTAACCTGCAAACCGACCGGCTAATTACCGACGAGCAGGGGATTTATACTAACGGCGGAGCGTATTCCTTTCTCAACCTGATCATCTACCTGGTTGAAAAATATTACGATAGGGAAACGGCCATTTATTGTTCGAAGGTTTTTCAGATAGAGATGGATCGGCAAAGCCAATCTTCGTTCATTATTTTTAAGGGCCAGCGCGCTCATGGCGACGAACTGGTAAAAAAAGCGCAAACCTATATTGAAAGTAAATTGGACGAAAAAATATCCATCGAACATTTGGCGGCCAGTTTTGCTGTTGGCCGGCGCAATTTTGATCGCCGGTTTATTAAGGCTACCGGTAATACCCCCACAGAATATGCGCAACGGGTTAAGATAGAAGCTGCAAAAAAAGCGTTCGAAACCAGCCGCAAAACCGTTAACGAAGTAATGTACGAGGTTGGTTATGCCGATTTGAAGGCTTTTAGAGAGGTATTCAGGAGGATCACGGGTTTTTCGCCATTAGAGTACAGGGGGCGGTATAACCATGATGCGGCAGTGGGATAA
- a CDS encoding DinB family protein, which yields MKKISLCLLPALLSLSAYNGTPIIKNSFPKIKTMIATQTTPATAELTAKERADAIKLLTQTEAGVFDAVKDLNETQLNFKPAADKWSTGDCVKHIAAAEKTLWDMAEASLKQPANPEKRAEIKFSDEQLITAVEDRSHKSKTFAALEPANSPYKTEPEALAAFKENRAKLITFVGSTKLDLRNHVLVLPLGTYDAYQFILLIAAHTNRHTRQIDEVKADAGFPKN from the coding sequence ATGAAAAAGATAAGCTTATGCCTTTTGCCGGCGCTGTTAAGCCTTAGCGCTTACAACGGCACACCAATAATAAAAAACAGCTTCCCTAAAATAAAAACCATGATAGCAACACAAACTACCCCGGCAACGGCCGAACTTACTGCAAAGGAAAGAGCTGATGCCATAAAACTTTTAACGCAAACCGAAGCGGGTGTTTTTGACGCAGTTAAAGATTTAAATGAAACGCAGTTAAATTTTAAACCCGCAGCAGATAAGTGGAGCACCGGAGACTGCGTTAAGCACATTGCCGCAGCCGAAAAAACCCTTTGGGATATGGCTGAAGCCTCATTAAAACAACCTGCAAACCCCGAAAAAAGAGCGGAGATTAAATTTAGTGATGAACAATTGATTACGGCGGTGGAAGACCGCTCGCATAAATCAAAAACTTTTGCCGCCCTCGAGCCTGCAAACTCGCCTTATAAAACCGAACCGGAGGCGCTTGCAGCATTTAAAGAAAACCGTGCAAAGCTGATAACTTTTGTTGGCAGTACAAAGCTGGATTTGCGTAACCATGTATTGGTGCTTCCTCTTGGCACGTATGATGCCTACCAGTTTATCCTGCTTATTGCAGCGCATACCAACAGGCATACCCGGCAAATTGATGAAGTAAAAGCAGATGCCGGTTTTCCGAAAAACTGA
- a CDS encoding SRPBCC family protein, with translation MNDFKTSFTFTQTPQQVFNAVTNVRGWWSESLEGQSKQQGDEFVYRHKDIHYSKHRLTEVIPDKKVVWVTTDSSINFVDDKTEWNGTIIVFDIAENDGNTTLQFTHIGLVPQLACYEGCSGGWTYYLNSLHELITTGEGTPDK, from the coding sequence ATGAACGATTTTAAAACATCATTTACCTTTACCCAAACACCACAACAGGTTTTTAACGCGGTAACCAATGTACGCGGCTGGTGGTCTGAGAGCCTTGAAGGCCAATCAAAACAGCAGGGCGATGAGTTTGTTTACCGCCATAAAGATATCCACTACAGCAAACACCGCTTAACCGAAGTTATACCCGATAAAAAGGTGGTTTGGGTAACTACCGATAGCAGCATTAATTTTGTTGATGATAAAACCGAATGGAACGGCACTATCATAGTATTTGATATAGCCGAAAACGATGGTAACACTACGCTGCAGTTTACACATATAGGGCTTGTACCCCAACTGGCATGTTACGAGGGCTGCAGCGGCGGCTGGACATATTACCTCAACAGCCTGCATGAGCTGATCACCACAGGCGAAGGCACTCCTGATAAATAA
- a CDS encoding NAD-dependent succinate-semialdehyde dehydrogenase has product MSIISINPANGQQIKEYATLNDEQVAAKIEQGHQAWLSWRKTGHDLRRALLYELAGVLRERKQQLAELMANEMGKPVIQGAAEVEKCAVCCEYYAQFAETHLADKLLSSGASKSYASYQPLGIVLAVMPWNFPLWQVFRFLAPALAAGNCGVLKHASNVPGCALAIEEMVVAAGFPANVFQTLLISSSMVEKVIENPRIIAVTLTGSTAAGISVARKAGEMLKKTVLELGGSDAYVVLADADLELAAQTCVNSRLINSGQSCIASKRFIVEEPVLEKFTQLVLEKMKAKRLGDPLDPATEIGPQARADLRDELHDQVRRSVEKGAVCILGGEIPPGNNAFYPATILTNVNSDVPSYHEELFGPVASIIAAKDEEDAIRIANDSVFGLGSAVFTQDLAKGERIAATELQAGSSYVNERVQSDPRLPFGGVKTSGYGRELGEFGIREFVNIKTVYIR; this is encoded by the coding sequence ATGAGCATTATTTCAATAAACCCAGCCAACGGGCAGCAAATTAAGGAGTATGCTACCCTTAACGACGAACAGGTAGCAGCAAAAATTGAGCAGGGACACCAGGCCTGGCTTTCGTGGCGAAAAACAGGTCATGATTTGCGCCGTGCACTTTTATATGAACTTGCCGGTGTACTGCGCGAGCGTAAACAACAACTGGCCGAACTGATGGCCAACGAAATGGGCAAACCAGTAATTCAGGGCGCGGCTGAGGTTGAAAAATGCGCCGTTTGCTGTGAATACTATGCTCAGTTTGCCGAAACCCACCTGGCCGATAAGCTCCTCTCATCCGGAGCAAGTAAAAGTTATGCTTCCTATCAGCCGCTTGGCATTGTGCTGGCTGTGATGCCCTGGAATTTTCCGCTGTGGCAGGTATTCCGGTTTTTGGCGCCTGCACTGGCTGCGGGTAACTGTGGTGTACTGAAACATGCATCAAACGTGCCGGGCTGCGCGCTGGCTATTGAAGAAATGGTTGTTGCGGCAGGTTTTCCGGCCAATGTATTTCAAACCCTGCTCATTAGCAGTTCGATGGTTGAAAAGGTTATTGAAAACCCGCGCATCATTGCCGTTACCTTAACAGGCAGTACGGCGGCCGGGATAAGCGTTGCCCGCAAAGCCGGCGAAATGCTTAAGAAAACTGTACTTGAACTGGGCGGCAGCGATGCCTATGTTGTTTTGGCCGATGCCGACCTTGAACTGGCGGCACAAACCTGTGTAAACAGCCGCTTAATTAACAGCGGGCAAAGCTGTATTGCATCAAAAAGGTTTATTGTTGAAGAGCCTGTACTGGAAAAATTCACCCAACTGGTGCTCGAAAAAATGAAGGCCAAACGCCTGGGCGATCCGCTTGACCCGGCTACAGAAATCGGTCCGCAGGCAAGGGCTGATCTTCGTGATGAGCTTCACGACCAGGTACGACGATCGGTAGAGAAAGGTGCGGTTTGCATATTGGGCGGTGAAATACCACCGGGAAACAATGCATTTTATCCTGCAACCATTTTAACCAATGTTAACAGCGATGTGCCCTCATATCACGAAGAACTTTTTGGCCCGGTAGCATCAATTATAGCGGCAAAAGATGAAGAAGACGCCATCAGGATTGCTAACGACAGTGTATTTGGCCTGGGTTCGGCGGTGTTTACCCAAGATTTGGCAAAGGGCGAACGTATAGCCGCTACCGAACTACAGGCAGGTTCATCCTATGTTAATGAGCGCGTACAATCTGATCCGCGTTTGCCTTTTGGCGGGGTAAAAACATCAGGCTATGGCCGGGAACTGGGCGAATTTGGTATCCGCGAATTTGTAAACATCAAAACAGTTTATATCAGGTAA
- a CDS encoding SDR family oxidoreductase encodes MIANKVIVITGASSGLGEATAKYLAKKGAMLVLGARREDNLKDIVNEITANGGKAVYQVTDVTRKDDVLALVDKAISTYGKLDVIINNAGIMPIAPMAEVRTDEWDSMIDINIKGVLYGIAAALPIFIKQQSGHFINLGSVAGIKVFSPGGTVYSGTKYAVRAISDGLRQEVGGTIRTTTIEPGAVDSELKHSTKHSASAVNVNAFYEKAIPADTVAKAIAFAIEQPADVDINEIVLRPTVQDF; translated from the coding sequence ATGATAGCAAATAAAGTGATCGTAATTACCGGGGCCAGCAGCGGCCTGGGCGAAGCCACAGCAAAATACCTTGCAAAAAAAGGAGCCATGTTAGTATTGGGTGCACGGCGTGAAGATAATTTGAAAGATATTGTAAACGAGATAACTGCAAACGGAGGTAAAGCAGTTTACCAGGTTACTGATGTAACCCGAAAAGATGATGTACTGGCACTGGTTGATAAAGCGATAAGCACTTACGGAAAACTTGATGTAATTATTAACAATGCCGGCATCATGCCCATTGCCCCTATGGCCGAAGTGCGGACCGACGAATGGGACAGCATGATTGATATCAACATAAAAGGTGTGTTGTATGGCATTGCAGCGGCCCTGCCAATTTTTATAAAACAGCAATCGGGCCACTTTATCAATTTAGGGTCGGTTGCGGGGATTAAGGTTTTTAGTCCGGGTGGTACGGTTTACAGCGGTACCAAGTATGCCGTAAGGGCGATAAGCGACGGGTTACGCCAGGAAGTAGGCGGTACCATCCGTACAACAACCATCGAACCCGGAGCAGTTGATTCGGAATTAAAACACAGCACAAAACATTCGGCAAGCGCTGTAAACGTAAATGCGTTTTATGAGAAAGCCATCCCGGCAGATACTGTTGCAAAAGCTATTGCTTTTGCTATTGAACAACCCGCCGACGTTGACATTAACGAAATTGTACTAAGGCCTACGGTGCAGGATTTTTAA
- a CDS encoding GlcG/HbpS family heme-binding protein gives MEITSVQALTIMQRAIAKATEIAMPVNIVIMDTSGYIKLFQRMDNAYLAAIDIAIKKAKTAMLFRANTETVGETYFAPEARAYGMIDTNGGLIGFQGGMPVRDGDTIVAYIGISGGSPAQDFEIASAANTL, from the coding sequence ATGGAAATAACATCCGTACAGGCGCTTACCATAATGCAGCGCGCAATTGCAAAAGCTACAGAAATAGCCATGCCCGTAAACATTGTTATTATGGATACCTCGGGTTATATCAAATTATTTCAGCGCATGGATAATGCTTACCTGGCCGCTATTGATATCGCTATCAAAAAAGCAAAAACTGCCATGCTTTTCAGGGCCAATACTGAAACCGTAGGCGAAACCTATTTTGCCCCCGAAGCACGGGCTTATGGCATGATAGATACAAACGGCGGGCTTATCGGCTTTCAGGGTGGCATGCCGGTTAGGGATGGTGATACCATTGTGGCCTACATCGGCATATCAGGCGGTAGCCCTGCCCAGGATTTTGAAATTGCAAGCGCCGCAAATACGCTTTAG
- a CDS encoding proline iminopeptidase-family hydrolase, whose protein sequence is MKKLLILLSAAFMLACNAPEKKAGSSTPLTDTTVKTGGNKLISIDGKYNVWTKKIGEGKIKVLLLHGGPGFSHDYMECFEDFLPKEGIEFYYYDQLGCGNSDAPADTSLYNIARYVEEVEQVRKGLGLDNFYIFGHSWGGLLAMEYLHKYQSHVKGAILSNMTAGMKDYTGYSAELKKKLFSARDIAVYDSLDRLKKYDSPQYNDLLMNKLYSKVICQIPVSNWPEPLMRAFKKANHNVYIQMQGVDEFHVTGNFKNWEFWDKLPQIKVPTLVLGGMNDEMNPVSMKKEGQLLPNSRTYLCPKGSHMAMYDDQQNYFTALLGFLKDVDSSTFKPDVK, encoded by the coding sequence ATGAAGAAACTACTCATTCTGCTATCGGCCGCGTTTATGTTGGCCTGCAACGCGCCCGAAAAAAAAGCCGGTTCATCAACACCCCTCACAGACACAACGGTAAAAACCGGGGGGAACAAACTTATAAGCATTGATGGCAAGTACAATGTATGGACAAAAAAAATCGGAGAGGGAAAAATCAAAGTATTGCTATTGCATGGCGGCCCCGGTTTTTCGCACGATTACATGGAATGCTTTGAAGATTTTTTACCTAAAGAAGGCATTGAGTTTTACTATTATGATCAGTTAGGTTGCGGAAACTCGGATGCGCCTGCCGACACTTCACTTTATAACATTGCACGGTATGTTGAAGAAGTTGAACAGGTACGAAAAGGACTGGGGCTTGATAACTTTTATATCTTCGGCCACTCGTGGGGTGGCCTGCTGGCCATGGAGTACCTGCACAAATATCAATCGCATGTTAAGGGTGCCATCCTATCAAACATGACGGCAGGTATGAAGGACTATACCGGCTACTCGGCCGAGTTGAAGAAAAAGCTTTTTTCGGCAAGAGACATTGCTGTTTACGATTCGCTCGACAGGCTTAAAAAATATGATTCGCCACAGTATAATGATCTGCTGATGAATAAACTTTATTCAAAAGTGATTTGCCAGATCCCGGTAAGCAACTGGCCCGAGCCGCTGATGCGCGCCTTTAAAAAAGCCAATCATAATGTATACATCCAGATGCAGGGCGTGGATGAATTTCATGTAACCGGTAATTTTAAAAACTGGGAATTTTGGGATAAGTTACCTCAAATTAAAGTGCCTACACTGGTGCTTGGCGGTATGAACGACGAGATGAACCCCGTAAGTATGAAAAAAGAAGGGCAGTTGCTGCCAAACAGTCGTACATATCTTTGCCCTAAAGGCAGCCACATGGCTATGTATGATGATCAGCAAAATTACTTTACAGCGCTTTTAGGCTTCTTAAAAGATGTTGATAGTTCAACATTTAAGCCTGATGTGAAGTAA
- a CDS encoding right-handed parallel beta-helix repeat-containing protein, with protein MGTKNYLNYLIAGTLMLSTFGACTKKINTLEKQPLTSTMADDTARVGMHVAAVSNFTYTVKPNEWMVDGTNIPAGGVVYIPAGRRGALLLKNFKGTLTAPIIVVNQGGKVTFSTDVTASYGFKTQNCRYFKVLGNGDPAVKYGFEVEGGNIGMTMDDLSTDFEIGYFDVHNSGFAGIMAKTDPTCDPATWRGHFTMRNVNIHDNYIHQTGGEGIYIGNSFYEDGVSSSCGTVLPHDVVNLRVLRNVTDSTGSEGIQVGSATSGCIIYGNNVNHPGISPFSAYQDNGIQIGEGTGGKCYNNVVKNAPGNGIIVLGLGDNLVYNNYILNSKSYGIFADSRYTPGPNFQFINNTVVGSLLGGIKLNSETIPMNTVINNAFIQPAGVQAIIKKSSDVKLTALNNYVGTNVNDCKFLNYNGGNFRLQASSPFIDKGTDVAVYGVQIDYYGKDRDNGEGVDVGATEY; from the coding sequence ATGGGAACTAAAAATTACTTAAATTATCTGATAGCCGGTACGCTGATGCTGTCAACTTTTGGGGCTTGCACCAAAAAAATTAACACGCTGGAGAAGCAGCCCTTAACCTCAACCATGGCCGATGATACCGCGCGGGTTGGGATGCATGTAGCCGCAGTATCCAATTTTACCTATACTGTTAAGCCTAACGAGTGGATGGTTGACGGTACAAATATCCCCGCGGGTGGCGTAGTATACATTCCGGCCGGCCGGAGAGGAGCGCTGCTGCTCAAGAATTTCAAGGGCACATTAACAGCTCCTATCATTGTGGTTAACCAGGGTGGTAAGGTTACTTTTTCAACAGATGTAACAGCTTCGTATGGCTTTAAAACCCAAAACTGCCGCTATTTTAAAGTGTTAGGCAATGGCGATCCGGCTGTTAAATATGGCTTTGAAGTAGAAGGCGGAAACATCGGCATGACGATGGACGACCTGAGTACCGACTTTGAGATAGGCTACTTTGATGTACACAACAGCGGTTTTGCCGGTATCATGGCCAAAACCGATCCAACCTGCGATCCTGCTACATGGCGCGGCCATTTTACCATGCGCAACGTGAATATTCATGATAATTATATTCACCAAACCGGTGGTGAAGGCATTTATATCGGAAACTCTTTTTATGAAGACGGCGTATCATCATCATGCGGAACAGTTTTACCGCACGATGTGGTAAACCTTAGGGTATTGCGCAACGTTACTGATTCAACAGGTTCAGAAGGGATCCAGGTAGGCAGCGCCACTTCGGGCTGCATTATTTATGGTAACAACGTAAATCACCCGGGTATATCTCCGTTTTCGGCTTACCAGGATAATGGCATACAAATAGGCGAGGGGACCGGCGGAAAATGCTACAATAACGTAGTTAAAAATGCGCCGGGCAATGGCATTATAGTTTTAGGTTTGGGCGATAACCTGGTATACAATAACTATATCCTCAACTCAAAATCGTACGGTATTTTTGCCGATTCGAGATATACACCTGGTCCTAATTTTCAGTTTATTAACAATACGGTGGTTGGTTCGCTTTTAGGCGGTATTAAATTAAATTCAGAAACCATCCCCATGAATACCGTTATCAACAATGCTTTTATACAACCGGCCGGAGTTCAGGCCATCATCAAAAAAAGCAGCGATGTTAAACTTACTGCCCTGAACAATTATGTGGGTACCAATGTAAACGATTGTAAGTTTTTAAACTATAATGGCGGGAATTTCCGTTTGCAGGCATCTTCGCCGTTTATTGATAAAGGAACCGATGTGGCTGTTTACGGTGTACAAATAGATTACTACGGTAAAGACCGCGACAATGGCGAGGGTGTTGACGTAGGTGCAACCGAATATTGA